One Natronomonas gomsonensis genomic window, CTCGCCGTCGGAGAGTCGCCCCATCACGCGCGCCTCGCCGAGGTCAACGACGGCGACCTGATAGCCGCGTTCCTCGATGCCGACCGGCGGGACGTTGATGGTCGTCTCGGTGTAGACGACGCCATCGGTCGGGAGTTCGACCGTTTCGAGGGCTCTGGAGCCGCAGTGCGGACAGGCGGCTTTCGGTGTCCCCTGAGTCTTCCCGCAATCCGAACACGTCTGTCCGAGGAGGTCGCCGGACTCGACCGCGTCGCTCCACTCGCCGTGTGTGAGTCGGTCGCTCATCGGCGGGCCTCCATGACGGTGACGACGGTAGTGGCAGCGTCCCCGCCGAGGTTGTGTGCGACGGCACTGTCGGCGCCGTCTATCTGTCGCTCCCCCGCCGTTCCGCGGAGTTGCTCGGTCAACTCGACGAGTTGGGCGGTGCCCGTCGCGCCGATGGGGTGGCCCTTGGCCTTCAGACCGCCGGAGGGGTTGATTGGCACGTCGCCGTCCCGTGCCGTCCGGCCCGCCTCGGCGGCGGGGCCGCCCTCGCCGTCCTCAACGAGGCCGAGCGCCTCGCTGGCGAGGATTTCCGCACCGGTGAAGCAGTCGTGTACTTCGGCGAAATCCATCTCCGCCGCCGAGGTGTCGGCCTGTTCGTAGGCTTGGGCGGCCGCATCGCGTGCGGCCTGGGTGACGTGGGGAGTCTCCTTGTCGCCGATGGGCACCACGTCGGTCGCGTGGCCGACGCCCGACACGTCGACGGGGGCGTCGTAGGAGTCGGCCAGTTCCTCGCTGACGACGACGACCGCGCTGGCGCCGTCGGAGAACGGACAGCAGTCCATGAGTCGGAACGGATCGGCGACGATGGGGCCGTCGAGGGCCTCCTCGACGGTCGTCTCCTTGCCGAAGTGGGCGTTGGGGTTCAACGCGCCGTTGCCGTGGTTCTTGACGGCGACTTCCGCGAGTTGCTCCTCGGTCGTGCCGTACTCGTGCATGTGGCGTTTGGTGAACAGCGCGAAGACGCCGGGGAAGGTAAGCCCCGTCGGCTGTTCGTACTGTCGGTGAGATGCCGAGGCGAAGATGCGGGTCATCGCCGCGGTGTCCTTTCCGGTTTCGGGGGTGCAGCGTTCGACCCCGCCGACCAAGACAACGTCGTGAACTCCGGCGTCGACGGCCTCGACGGCGTTCTTGAACGCGTTCGAAGAGGTCGCACAGGCGTCCTCGAAGCGCTGGACCGGAACGCCGGCCATCCCGACGTGGGAGGCGAGTTTCGGGCCGAGGTGCGTGTCGTTTTCGGCCTGTCCACTCATCGCGTTGCCGAAGTAGAAGGCGTCTATTTCGGACGGTTCGACGCCCGCATCGTCGAGTGCGGGGAGCGCCGCCTCGCCGAACAGCTCCTGTAGTGGTTTGTCGTGGACGCCGAACTTCGTCATGCCGGCGCCGACGACTGCTGCGCGTGCCATACCACACCGTGGGGGAGTGTGACTTATAACGAATGCGGAACTGAACCTGTCATTTACGACGGTACTCCTGGTTCGACGCGGGCGACAACGCCTCCGTGTCGGGGAACAGATACCACACGAGTGCCATCCCGACGAGCAGGCCAATCGCGACCGCTCCGGCGACGACTTCGAGGGAGGCGTCGCCCTGTAGGGTGATGAGACCCGCCGACGCGCCGACGAGCAGGACGGACCCAATCTTTATTCTGCGCATCGTCCGCTCGCGGTCCTCGTTCGAGATGGGTCCGACCATCAGTTCGTTCCCCCCTCGGTCGAAACGTGCATTCCGACGAACCGCCAGTCGGTGCCGAGGTCGGCGTCGTCGCCACGCCGTTCCAGCGTGCCGCTCCAGCGGGTTTCGAACTCATAACGGATACCGCGTTCGAGGCTGTTCCAGGCCATGAACACGTCGTCGGAGAACCACGCGTGGTCGTCGCGTTCGGTGACGACGAGTCGGTCGCTGTCGACGACCCAGCCATCGGTCGTCTCGGTTTGCTCGCGGAGGCCGGCCTCGACCTCCTCGTACCCCGTCAGTCGCTCGCCGATGCCGAACTTGACGGTCGACTCCTCGCGGGCGAAGAACGGATACAGCGGCTCGCCCGCCCGGAGCGAATCGTAGTACCCCCGAATCGTCGACTCGGCGTCCATGTCCGCGCTTCGACTGGCGGGGACTTACTCCTACTGATTGCGAACCGGGACTTGCGGGAGAAGCCGAGGTGATAACCGCAAATCGGCCGAATTGACAGGGAGTATACTGATTTACAAACCACCACCTATTCGCCCATCTATCGGGATGGAATTGCCATTTCGTGGTATTTGAGATAGATATAGATTCAGGCGTTCAAATATCATTACATCCTTAAGGTCATGAGGGTGTTTTAACATTATCGTTCATTAACTTTATTATCCCTCACTGTTGTTCATGGAGTACAGCGCGAAAGCGTTCGACGACACATGACCCGCTACACCGACGAAACCAACACCGGCGCGCCGATGGTCCCGATTAAGACCGACAAGTCCACTCCCTCGACCCTCGAAGCGGAGACCCTCGAAGAGACCGTATTCAGCCACCGCCTCTGAGCAGTCGGTTCGGTATTCTACCGTTTTCACGCCGTCCAGCGACGGCCGACTTCGAAACCGCGAAAGCCGTCAGTCGTCCGCCGGCGCCGCCTCGACTAGCGACTCCGGTTCGACGCTGGCGTAGTGGGCGACGGCGGCGAAGTTCTCCTCGTCCATCGCGAAGCGGTCCCCGGAGGCGACGCCGTAGGCTTCGTCGTCGCCGAAGCGCGTCTCGACGAACCGCTGGGCGACGAGGGCCTTTCGGCCGTCGTCTTCCTCGTCGATTTGCCACTGTGCCTCCTCCAACAGGAGTGCCGCACTGACCACGTCGAAGATGAAATCCGCCAGTCGCTTCGCGTGATACTGCGCGTAGTCGCCGTCTTCGGTCGCCATCGTCGCCAGAGCGTTCTGGAGTTCGAGGAACTCGGCTTCGACATCGTCGGCTAGCTCCTCGAGGAGCGGGTGTTCGACGCCATCGAGTTTCCCCTGAACGTACGGAAGTAGCGCCTCGTGGGCGTTTTCGCTGTTGAGCGCGCGCAGCACGTCCAATGCGAGGATGTTCGAGGGGCCTTCCCAGATGGGCAGCACCTGTGCGTCCCGCAACAGTCGTTCGGTGGTGTGTTCCCGCACGTAGCCGTTGCCACCGAGAATCTCCATCGCGTACGACGCCGTATCGACGGACATCCGGGCCGTCTTGTACTTCGCGATGGGGATGAACAGCCGCATCAGTTTGTACGCATCGGAGTCGTCGCCCTGCCGTTCCCGTTCGTCCAGCAGGCGCGCGCCCTCGAATGAGAAGACGGTTCCCGCCTCGTAGTCGACGGACATGTCCACGAGGTCCCGGCGCATCAAAGGGTACTCGTCGATGGGGTTGCCGAAGGCCTCGCGGTCCGCAGCGCGAACCTTCGCCTCCAGCAGCGCCCGGCCCATGATACCGATTGCGCCCGTCGCGTTCGTCAGGCGCTCGAAGTTCATCATCTCGGCCATGTATTTGAATCCCTCACCCTCCTCGCCGACGAGGTATGCTTCGGCGCCCTCGAACTCGATTTCACCGGTCGGCACCGAGATGGTGCCGAGTTTGTCCTTCAGACGCCGGAAGTGGGATTCGTTGACCTCGCCGTTCGGTTTCGTCCGCGGGACGAGGAACAACGACAGCCCCTCGGTTCCCTCGGGAGCGTCGGGCGTCCGCGCCAACGCGAGTGCGCCCTCGGCGTCGATGTTCGAACAGAACCACTTCTCGCCGTACAGCCGGTAGGTGCCGTCGTCCTGTGGCTCCGCCCGGACCTCGTTTGCACCCACGTCGGAGCCGCCCTGCTCTTCGGTGAGGAACATCGCACCCTCAATGTGTTCTTCGAGGTCACGGCTGGTGAGTCCCTGGAAGTACTCATCGAGTTCGCCGTCGTCGAACTTATCGAGGACGATGGCCGCGCCGGTCGTCATCGACACCGGACAGCAGAACCCGCCGTCGACGTAGGAGAGAAGCGCCTGCATCATCAGGGTGTGGCTCAACCCGACCGGCTCGTCGCGGCCCGGCGGCGCGTGGAAGGCGTCGTGGGTGACGCCGAA contains:
- a CDS encoding thiolase C-terminal domain-containing protein; the encoded protein is MARAAVVGAGMTKFGVHDKPLQELFGEAALPALDDAGVEPSEIDAFYFGNAMSGQAENDTHLGPKLASHVGMAGVPVQRFEDACATSSNAFKNAVEAVDAGVHDVVLVGGVERCTPETGKDTAAMTRIFASASHRQYEQPTGLTFPGVFALFTKRHMHEYGTTEEQLAEVAVKNHGNGALNPNAHFGKETTVEEALDGPIVADPFRLMDCCPFSDGASAVVVVSEELADSYDAPVDVSGVGHATDVVPIGDKETPHVTQAARDAAAQAYEQADTSAAEMDFAEVHDCFTGAEILASEALGLVEDGEGGPAAEAGRTARDGDVPINPSGGLKAKGHPIGATGTAQLVELTEQLRGTAGERQIDGADSAVAHNLGGDAATTVVTVMEARR
- a CDS encoding nuclear transport factor 2 family protein codes for the protein MDAESTIRGYYDSLRAGEPLYPFFAREESTVKFGIGERLTGYEEVEAGLREQTETTDGWVVDSDRLVVTERDDHAWFSDDVFMAWNSLERGIRYEFETRWSGTLERRGDDADLGTDWRFVGMHVSTEGGTN
- a CDS encoding acyl-CoA dehydrogenase family protein, which translates into the protein MTTDPIRYGDYDEGRYCNYWELDPTLQFEARRIYPDDEYEWAEDVLSGYGEVLGERMADTADRIDKEGHELQSFDKFGNRRNEVEYHPLIEEQEQLTYEEFGVTHDAFHAPPGRDEPVGLSHTLMMQALLSYVDGGFCCPVSMTTGAAIVLDKFDDGELDEYFQGLTSRDLEEHIEGAMFLTEEQGGSDVGANEVRAEPQDDGTYRLYGEKWFCSNIDAEGALALARTPDAPEGTEGLSLFLVPRTKPNGEVNESHFRRLKDKLGTISVPTGEIEFEGAEAYLVGEEGEGFKYMAEMMNFERLTNATGAIGIMGRALLEAKVRAADREAFGNPIDEYPLMRRDLVDMSVDYEAGTVFSFEGARLLDERERQGDDSDAYKLMRLFIPIAKYKTARMSVDTASYAMEILGGNGYVREHTTERLLRDAQVLPIWEGPSNILALDVLRALNSENAHEALLPYVQGKLDGVEHPLLEELADDVEAEFLELQNALATMATEDGDYAQYHAKRLADFIFDVVSAALLLEEAQWQIDEEDDGRKALVAQRFVETRFGDDEAYGVASGDRFAMDEENFAAVAHYASVEPESLVEAAPADD
- a CDS encoding Zn-ribbon domain-containing OB-fold protein translates to MSDRLTHGEWSDAVESGDLLGQTCSDCGKTQGTPKAACPHCGSRALETVELPTDGVVYTETTINVPPVGIEERGYQVAVVDLGEARVMGRLSDGEVEIGDPVELSGFTEDDDGYVAPAFEPR